In the genome of Telluria beijingensis, one region contains:
- the folC gene encoding bifunctional tetrahydrofolate synthase/dihydrofolate synthase, translated as MSPLPTTLPDWLALLESRHAETHIDMGLDRVRAVKERMGLAFDCPVIMVAGTNGKGSTCAMLESVLLQSGYRVGLYIKPHFLDFNERARINGEMASDAALVAAFNDVEAARADTDLTYFEFTTLAIAHLISKSGVDVAILEVGLGGRLDAVNVIDADVSIVTSIDIDHTSYLGDTREKIGFEKAGIFRQGKPAICSDPVPPQSLIDHAQSIGADLWLLGRDFNYQGDQQQWSYGGRGQRRNSLAYPALRGANQLLNASAALAALEALRMQLPCGAQETRTGLALVELPGRFQVLPGRPTQVLDVAHNPHAAATLAQNLGNMGFHRFTYAVFGIMEDKDIDAVIAPMTGIVDHWCVTALDSPRSAQPDALADRLQALRPAGAKDDDFSVSNFATPAEAYANALSRAGENDRIVVFGSFYTVAGVMAARKSSLH; from the coding sequence ATGTCCCCATTACCGACCACCTTGCCCGACTGGCTGGCCCTGCTCGAGTCGCGCCATGCCGAAACCCATATCGACATGGGCCTCGACCGCGTGCGCGCCGTCAAGGAGCGCATGGGGCTGGCCTTCGATTGCCCGGTGATCATGGTCGCCGGCACCAATGGCAAGGGGTCCACCTGCGCGATGCTCGAATCGGTGCTGCTGCAATCCGGCTACCGCGTCGGCCTCTACATCAAGCCGCACTTCCTCGACTTCAACGAGCGCGCCCGCATCAATGGCGAGATGGCGTCCGATGCGGCGCTGGTCGCGGCCTTCAACGACGTCGAAGCGGCCCGCGCCGATACCGACCTCACGTATTTCGAATTCACCACCCTGGCCATCGCCCACCTGATCTCGAAAAGCGGCGTCGACGTCGCCATCCTCGAAGTGGGCCTGGGCGGGCGCCTCGACGCGGTCAATGTGATCGACGCCGACGTGTCCATCGTCACCAGCATCGACATCGACCACACATCGTATCTCGGCGACACGCGCGAGAAGATCGGCTTCGAGAAGGCCGGCATTTTCCGTCAGGGCAAGCCCGCCATCTGCAGCGATCCAGTGCCGCCCCAGTCGCTGATCGACCACGCGCAAAGCATCGGCGCCGACCTGTGGCTGCTGGGCCGCGATTTCAACTACCAGGGCGACCAGCAGCAGTGGAGCTATGGCGGGCGCGGCCAGCGCCGCAACTCGCTGGCCTATCCGGCCCTGCGCGGCGCCAACCAGTTGCTCAATGCCTCGGCCGCGCTGGCCGCGCTCGAGGCGCTGCGCATGCAGCTGCCCTGCGGCGCGCAGGAAACCCGCACCGGCCTGGCCCTGGTCGAATTGCCGGGCCGCTTCCAGGTGTTGCCGGGCCGCCCGACCCAGGTGCTCGATGTCGCCCACAATCCCCACGCCGCCGCCACCCTGGCCCAGAACCTGGGTAATATGGGCTTCCACCGCTTTACCTATGCCGTGTTCGGCATCATGGAAGACAAGGACATCGACGCCGTCATCGCCCCGATGACCGGCATCGTCGATCACTGGTGCGTCACCGCCCTCGATTCGCCGCGCTCGGCGCAGCCCGACGCGCTGGCCGACAGGCTACAGGCGCTCAGGCCAGCCGGCGCCAAGGACGATGATTTTTCTGTGAGCAATTTCGCAACGCCGGCCGAGGCATATGCGAATGCGCTGAGCCGGGCAGGGGAGAATGATAGAATTGTGGTCTTTGGCTCTTTCTACACGGTTGCCGGCGTGATGGCGGCCCGCAAATCGAGTCTTCACTGA
- the truA gene encoding tRNA pseudouridine(38-40) synthase TruA, with translation MTRIALGVQYIGTGWNGYQKQPERNTVQDRLEIALEKFACVPLHTTCAGRTDAGVHAMEQVVHFDTDLDRPAQSWVRGVNAFLPESIVVRWAVAVTQDEDGQDFHARFSARSRTYHYVLYNHPNPSALLAKRAGWVFRPLDVERMREGARHLIGTHDFTSFRASGCQANTPVKDMHEVSIARHGDIIVFTLRASAFLHHMVRNIVGSLIYVGTGRNEPSWMAEVLAARSRDAAAPTFMPDGLYFAKIEYDPKWKLPQEASMPLPWL, from the coding sequence GTGACCCGGATTGCTTTGGGTGTCCAGTACATCGGCACCGGTTGGAACGGCTACCAGAAACAGCCGGAACGGAACACCGTCCAGGACCGCCTCGAGATCGCGCTCGAGAAGTTCGCCTGCGTCCCGCTGCACACGACCTGCGCCGGCCGCACCGACGCCGGCGTGCATGCGATGGAGCAGGTGGTCCACTTCGATACCGACCTGGATCGTCCGGCCCAGTCCTGGGTGCGCGGCGTGAACGCCTTCCTGCCCGAGTCGATCGTGGTGCGCTGGGCGGTGGCGGTGACGCAGGATGAAGACGGCCAGGATTTCCACGCCCGCTTCTCGGCCCGCTCGCGCACCTATCACTATGTGCTCTACAACCACCCGAACCCATCGGCCCTGCTGGCCAAGCGGGCAGGGTGGGTGTTCCGTCCGCTGGACGTCGAGCGCATGCGCGAAGGCGCGCGCCACCTGATCGGCACCCATGATTTCACGAGCTTCCGCGCCAGCGGCTGCCAGGCCAACACGCCGGTCAAGGACATGCACGAGGTGAGCATCGCGCGCCACGGCGACATCATCGTGTTCACCCTGCGCGCCAGCGCCTTCCTGCACCATATGGTGCGCAATATCGTCGGCTCGCTGATCTATGTCGGCACCGGGCGCAACGAGCCAAGCTGGATGGCCGAGGTGCTGGCCGCGCGTTCGCGCGACGCGGCGGCGCCGACCTTCATGCCGGACGGCCTGTACTTCGCCAAAATCGAGTACGATCCGAAATGGAAGCTGCCGCAGGAGGCCTCGATGCCCCTGCCGTGGCTGTAA
- the trpB gene encoding tryptophan synthase subunit beta gives MTTKDLTPNGRLGAAPLFKTPDYALPDAVGHFGPYGGSFVAETLSHALAELNEAYAKYAQDPEFLEEFRYELAHFVGRPSPVYHARRWSELAGGAQLYFKREDLNHTGAHKINNVIGQALLARRMGKQRIIAETGAGQHGVATATICARFGLECVVYMGAEDVKRQAQNVYRMKLLGATVVPVESGSKTLKDALNEAMRDWVTNIENTFYIIGTVAGPHPYPMMVRDFQSVIGEECRVQMPAMTGRQPDYVVACIGGGSNAMGIFYPYIGEPGVQLVGVEAAGEGLGSGKHAASLTAGIPGVLHGNRTYLLQDENGQIIETHSVSAGLDYPGVGPEHAWLKDSARAQYVSITDEEALQAFHDCCRIEGIIPALESSHAIAYGVKLAATLPKDKIILINLSGRGDKDMHTVAQRMGLDFG, from the coding sequence ATGACCACGAAAGATCTTACCCCTAACGGCCGGCTTGGCGCCGCGCCCCTGTTCAAGACCCCGGATTACGCCCTGCCCGACGCGGTCGGGCACTTCGGCCCGTATGGCGGCAGCTTCGTCGCCGAAACCCTGTCGCATGCGCTGGCCGAGCTGAACGAGGCTTATGCCAAGTATGCGCAGGACCCTGAATTTCTCGAGGAATTCCGCTACGAGCTGGCCCACTTCGTCGGCCGGCCGTCGCCGGTGTACCACGCGCGGCGCTGGTCCGAGCTGGCCGGCGGCGCCCAGCTGTACTTCAAGCGCGAAGACCTGAACCATACCGGCGCGCACAAGATCAATAACGTGATCGGCCAGGCCCTGCTGGCGCGGCGCATGGGCAAGCAGCGCATCATCGCCGAGACCGGCGCCGGCCAGCATGGCGTGGCCACCGCCACCATCTGCGCGCGCTTCGGCCTGGAATGCGTGGTGTACATGGGCGCCGAGGACGTGAAGCGCCAGGCCCAGAACGTCTACCGCATGAAGCTGCTGGGCGCGACCGTGGTGCCGGTGGAGTCGGGCTCGAAGACCCTGAAGGATGCGCTCAACGAGGCGATGCGCGACTGGGTCACGAATATCGAGAACACCTTTTATATCATCGGCACGGTGGCCGGCCCGCATCCGTATCCGATGATGGTGCGCGACTTCCAGTCGGTGATCGGCGAGGAATGCCGGGTGCAGATGCCGGCCATGACCGGGCGCCAGCCCGACTACGTGGTCGCCTGCATCGGCGGCGGCTCGAACGCGATGGGCATTTTTTATCCGTATATCGGCGAACCGGGCGTGCAGCTGGTCGGCGTCGAGGCGGCGGGGGAGGGGCTCGGTTCGGGCAAGCATGCGGCCTCGCTGACGGCCGGCATTCCGGGCGTGTTGCACGGTAACCGGACGTACCTGCTGCAGGACGAGAACGGGCAGATCATCGAGACGCACTCGGTGTCGGCGGGCCTGGATTACCCGGGTGTCGGGCCCGAGCACGCCTGGCTGAAGGATTCGGCGCGTGCGCAATACGTGTCGATCACCGATGAAGAAGCGCTGCAGGCCTTCCATGACTGCTGCCGCATCGAAGGGATCATTCCGGCGCTGGAATCGTCGCATGCGATCGCCTATGGCGTGAAGCTGGCGGCGACCCTGCCGAAGGACAAGATCATCCTGATCAACCTGTCGGGCCGCGGTGACAAGGACATGCACACGGTGGCGCAGCGGATGGGGCTGGATTTCGGCTGA
- a CDS encoding FimV/HubP family polar landmark protein has protein sequence MKKTAVAVASAVLLSSAAHAAGLGKLTVLSALGQPLRAEIELTTSAGEDPASMAVKLANPEAFRAANIEFNPALLSLRFAVEERGGRQVIRVSSTQPLNEPFVDMLLELTWNNGRLVREYTFLLDPAELRTTQPAQVAAAPQRQPAAPSSPATTATATPAPATAEQARIAAARRGAERQAREAQARDAEDSYRVRRGDTLSGIALDVKPADISLDMMLVALYRANPDAFIGNNMNRLKSGQILSIPDADSVRGGAGQGEARGVVVAHAADFDAYRNKLAGQVASSAPSAAPQGGQSASGRVSARVEQRPTAVSEAQDKLQLSKAAPSAAGAPDDGTASVEDTIAKERELAQAEARVKELEKNVNELENLMTVPNRAGAEAEQAAAAAAAATAAETAAAEKPAPRPRPKKPAPPPEKSFVDTILDNMLYIGAGALVLLLAALGISQRRKRQQADTKPAPSEPSVLGVPGASAHSLFAESGGQSVDTNNSVFNSSFAPSASQLDTNEVDPVAEADVYIAYGRDAQAEEILKEALRTHPERHPVRLKLLEIYATRKDTRAFEAQARELHALTGGAGDEWAQAAALGLGIDPANPLYANAAPAPAPTPSPQERSQQAILSQQYEDAFRGGPAVGAGIAAAAAAAAAVTLAKDDEDRTAAPQAEPATKSGGDDNTLDFDLGGLTFEPVTNTDQPAPTASRPDPEATAVPDLEFDMTPFAAPSTAPAEQPKPTPDTNDLDFDMDFNAPATVQPAAAQAQAADEIDDDFTLDLSPQSQVQATPVDMAGLARDFEGLPPLPGSTPQATVAQADPLHDLDTMDFSAPTIPVTPAAPAFDEAPARSAPKADLSEDPLFDLDTMDFGTPGEPRATAGAGAEPKDFGARLDDPFDAFDLPETPAPVPAPQEVPAREAFAADAAPADNKAAPAFDLADFDLDLPPSEPTAQPAVADLGAVDSAPGQLSPEHMEMETKLDLAIAYQEIGDKEGARELLDEVIKGGNSEQVGKASAMRELLA, from the coding sequence TTGAAAAAGACCGCCGTCGCCGTGGCCAGTGCAGTGTTGTTGTCTTCCGCCGCCCACGCGGCCGGACTGGGAAAATTGACAGTGTTGTCGGCGCTAGGCCAGCCGCTGCGCGCCGAGATCGAGCTGACCACCAGCGCCGGCGAAGATCCGGCGAGCATGGCGGTCAAGCTGGCCAATCCCGAAGCCTTCCGCGCGGCGAACATCGAATTCAATCCGGCGCTGCTGTCGCTGCGCTTCGCGGTCGAGGAGCGGGGCGGGCGCCAGGTGATCCGGGTCAGCTCGACCCAGCCGCTCAATGAACCCTTCGTCGACATGCTGCTGGAGCTGACCTGGAATAATGGTCGCCTGGTGCGCGAATACACCTTCCTGCTCGACCCGGCGGAACTGCGCACGACCCAGCCGGCCCAGGTGGCGGCTGCGCCGCAGCGTCAACCGGCCGCGCCTTCCTCGCCAGCGACTACCGCGACCGCCACTCCCGCGCCAGCAACGGCCGAGCAGGCGCGCATCGCCGCTGCTCGCCGCGGCGCCGAACGCCAGGCGCGCGAAGCCCAGGCGCGCGACGCCGAGGACAGCTACCGCGTGCGCCGCGGCGACACGCTCAGCGGCATCGCGCTCGACGTCAAGCCGGCCGACATCTCGCTCGACATGATGCTGGTCGCGCTGTACCGCGCGAATCCGGACGCCTTCATCGGCAACAATATGAACCGCCTCAAATCGGGCCAGATCCTGAGCATCCCGGATGCCGATTCGGTTCGCGGCGGCGCCGGCCAGGGCGAGGCGCGCGGCGTGGTGGTGGCCCATGCGGCCGACTTCGACGCCTACCGCAACAAGCTCGCCGGCCAGGTCGCCAGCAGCGCGCCGAGTGCCGCGCCGCAGGGCGGCCAGAGCGCCAGCGGCCGCGTCAGCGCGCGCGTCGAACAGCGTCCGACCGCCGTCAGCGAAGCGCAGGACAAGCTGCAGCTGTCCAAGGCTGCGCCGAGCGCCGCCGGCGCGCCGGACGACGGCACTGCCAGCGTCGAGGACACGATCGCCAAGGAGCGCGAGCTGGCCCAGGCCGAAGCGCGCGTAAAAGAACTCGAGAAGAACGTCAACGAACTCGAAAACCTGATGACGGTGCCCAACCGGGCCGGCGCCGAAGCCGAGCAGGCCGCCGCCGCAGCGGCCGCCGCGACCGCGGCCGAGACGGCTGCCGCCGAGAAGCCGGCGCCGCGTCCACGTCCCAAGAAGCCGGCGCCGCCGCCGGAGAAGAGCTTCGTCGACACCATCCTCGACAATATGCTGTACATCGGCGCCGGCGCGCTGGTGCTGCTGCTGGCCGCGCTCGGCATATCCCAGCGCCGCAAGCGCCAGCAGGCCGACACCAAGCCGGCGCCGTCCGAACCGTCGGTGCTGGGCGTGCCGGGCGCCAGCGCCCACTCGCTGTTCGCCGAGAGCGGCGGCCAGAGCGTCGACACGAATAACAGCGTGTTCAATTCCAGCTTCGCCCCGTCGGCCAGCCAGCTCGATACCAACGAGGTCGATCCGGTCGCCGAAGCCGACGTCTATATCGCCTATGGCCGCGACGCCCAGGCCGAGGAAATCCTGAAGGAAGCGCTGCGCACCCACCCGGAACGCCACCCGGTGCGCCTCAAGCTGCTCGAGATCTACGCCACGCGCAAGGACACGCGCGCCTTCGAAGCCCAGGCGCGCGAACTGCACGCCCTGACCGGCGGCGCGGGCGACGAATGGGCCCAGGCCGCGGCGCTGGGCTTGGGTATCGATCCGGCCAATCCCTTGTACGCGAACGCCGCGCCGGCCCCTGCGCCGACGCCGTCGCCGCAGGAGCGCAGCCAGCAGGCCATCCTGTCGCAGCAGTATGAAGACGCCTTCCGCGGCGGCCCGGCCGTGGGCGCCGGCATCGCTGCCGCTGCCGCCGCCGCCGCCGCGGTGACCCTGGCCAAGGACGACGAGGACCGCACGGCCGCGCCGCAGGCCGAGCCAGCGACCAAGTCGGGCGGCGACGACAACACGCTCGACTTCGACCTGGGCGGCCTGACCTTCGAGCCGGTGACGAATACCGACCAGCCGGCGCCGACCGCCAGCCGTCCGGACCCGGAGGCGACCGCCGTGCCCGACCTGGAATTCGACATGACGCCGTTTGCCGCGCCGTCGACCGCGCCGGCCGAGCAGCCCAAGCCAACGCCGGATACGAACGACCTCGATTTCGACATGGACTTCAATGCGCCGGCCACTGTCCAGCCAGCGGCCGCGCAAGCGCAAGCGGCGGACGAGATCGACGACGACTTCACGCTCGACCTGTCGCCGCAGTCGCAGGTGCAGGCGACGCCGGTCGACATGGCCGGCCTGGCCAGGGACTTCGAAGGCCTGCCGCCGCTGCCGGGCAGCACGCCGCAAGCGACCGTGGCGCAGGCCGATCCGCTGCACGACCTCGATACCATGGACTTTTCGGCGCCGACCATCCCGGTGACGCCGGCCGCGCCGGCGTTCGATGAGGCGCCTGCGCGTTCGGCGCCGAAGGCGGACCTGTCGGAAGATCCGCTGTTCGACCTCGACACGATGGACTTCGGCACGCCGGGCGAGCCGCGCGCCACGGCCGGCGCCGGCGCCGAGCCGAAGGACTTCGGCGCGCGCCTGGACGATCCGTTCGACGCCTTCGACCTGCCGGAAACCCCGGCGCCGGTGCCGGCGCCGCAGGAAGTGCCGGCACGGGAGGCATTTGCAGCCGATGCGGCGCCTGCCGACAACAAGGCCGCGCCGGCATTCGACCTGGCCGACTTCGACCTCGACCTGCCGCCGTCCGAACCGACCGCGCAGCCAGCCGTCGCCGACCTGGGCGCCGTGGACAGCGCGCCGGGCCAGCTGTCGCCCGAGCACATGGAGATGGAGACCAAGCTCGACCTCGCCATCGCCTACCAGGAGATCGGCGACAAGGAAGGCGCGCGCGAACTGCTGGACGAAGTCATCAAGGGCGGCAATAGCGAGCAGGTCGGCAAGGCCAGCGCGATGAGGGAACTGCTGGCGTGA
- the accD gene encoding acetyl-CoA carboxylase, carboxyltransferase subunit beta, translating to MSWLEKLLPPRIQRSDAANRKTMPEGLWVKCPSCESVLYRADIESNLHVCPKCDHHMRIRARDRLDALLDEGGRYDIGQETLPVDTLKFKDSKKYPDRLKAAMDATGETDALIVQGGSIMSLPVVVACFEFEFMGGSMGSVVGERFVRGAQVALEQKVPFICITATGGARMQEGLLSLMQMAKTTAMLTKLAEKKLPFISVLTDPTMGGVSASFAFMGDVVIAEPKALIGFAGPRVIENTVREKLPEGFQRAEFLVTKGAVDMIVDRRKMREEIARLLALLQNQATEVLA from the coding sequence ATGAGTTGGTTGGAAAAACTGCTGCCCCCTCGGATCCAGCGCTCCGATGCCGCCAACCGCAAGACCATGCCGGAAGGCCTGTGGGTCAAGTGTCCATCGTGCGAGTCGGTCCTGTACCGCGCCGACATCGAGTCCAACCTGCACGTGTGCCCGAAGTGCGATCACCATATGCGCATCCGCGCCCGCGATCGCCTCGATGCGCTGCTCGATGAAGGTGGGCGTTACGATATCGGCCAAGAGACGCTGCCGGTCGATACGCTCAAGTTCAAGGACAGCAAGAAGTATCCTGACCGCCTGAAGGCGGCGATGGACGCCACCGGCGAGACCGATGCGCTGATCGTCCAGGGTGGCTCGATCATGAGCCTGCCGGTCGTCGTGGCCTGCTTCGAATTCGAATTCATGGGCGGCTCGATGGGCTCGGTCGTCGGCGAGCGCTTCGTGCGCGGCGCGCAAGTGGCGCTGGAGCAGAAGGTGCCGTTTATTTGTATTACCGCCACCGGCGGCGCGCGTATGCAAGAGGGTTTGTTGTCGCTGATGCAGATGGCGAAGACGACTGCCATGCTGACCAAACTGGCCGAGAAAAAGCTGCCGTTCATTAGCGTGCTGACCGACCCGACCATGGGCGGCGTTTCGGCCTCGTTCGCCTTCATGGGCGACGTCGTCATCGCCGAACCGAAGGCCCTGATCGGGTTTGCCGGTCCGCGCGTGATCGAGAATACCGTGCGCGAGAAATTGCCTGAAGGCTTCCAGCGCGCCGAGTTCCTGGTCACCAAGGGCGCCGTCGACATGATCGTCGACCGCCGCAAGATGCGCGAAGAAATCGCGCGCCTGCTGGCCCTGCTGCAAAACCAGGCGACCGAAGTCCTGGCCTGA
- a CDS encoding phosphoribosylanthranilate isomerase — protein MRRTRIKICGITREQDLRATVELGADALGFVFYPKSPRYVTPARAAELCAGLPPFVSAVALFVNPTLEEVREVAAAMPLGLIQFHGDETPEQCAAIAAAVERPFVRAYRIKPDTAPSALLEYELAYRAASPWFSGMLLDTWVDAYGGAGKVFDWSLIPKELAPRVVLSGGLSVHNALEATVRVRPFAVDISSGVEEAKGIKDARKIAAFIAAVRAADATIESESHHDHERSYP, from the coding sequence ATGCGCCGTACCCGTATCAAAATCTGCGGCATCACCCGCGAGCAGGACTTGCGCGCGACGGTCGAACTTGGCGCCGATGCGCTCGGCTTCGTGTTCTATCCAAAAAGCCCGCGCTACGTCACGCCGGCGCGCGCGGCCGAGTTGTGCGCGGGTTTGCCGCCTTTCGTCAGTGCCGTGGCGCTGTTCGTGAACCCGACGCTGGAAGAGGTGCGCGAGGTGGCGGCGGCGATGCCGCTGGGGCTGATCCAGTTCCATGGCGACGAGACGCCGGAGCAGTGCGCGGCCATCGCGGCGGCGGTAGAGCGGCCTTTCGTGCGCGCCTACCGCATCAAGCCTGACACGGCGCCATCGGCTTTGCTAGAATATGAGCTTGCATACCGCGCCGCCAGTCCCTGGTTTTCAGGCATGCTGCTCGACACTTGGGTCGATGCGTACGGCGGCGCAGGAAAGGTCTTCGATTGGTCTCTTATTCCAAAAGAGCTCGCGCCTCGGGTCGTTTTGAGTGGTGGGTTGAGCGTACACAACGCCCTTGAGGCGACGGTACGAGTTCGCCCTTTCGCCGTCGACATCAGCAGTGGTGTCGAGGAAGCGAAAGGGATCAAGGATGCCCGCAAGATCGCCGCCTTCATCGCGGCGGTGCGGGCGGCCGATGCCACCATCGAAAGCGAGTCGCACCATGACCACGAAAGATCTTACCCCTAA
- the trpA gene encoding tryptophan synthase subunit alpha yields MSRIAPTFAALKAQNKTGLVTFITAGDPGPELTVPLMHALVAGGADVLELGVPFSDPMAEGPVIQRACERALKFNIGLKDVFAFVREFRQTNLDTPVVLMGYANPIERIGQAEFIRCAKEAGADGAIVVDYPPEECADFASAMRDNGLDLIFLLAPTSTTERVKQVAQHGGGFSYYVSLKGVTGSGAIDTEDVARRVNAIREHVKLPIGVGFGIRDGATAKAVAQVADAVVIGSRIIQEIEARPAEQAVDAVRNFTSTIRTALDAG; encoded by the coding sequence ATGTCCCGCATTGCCCCCACGTTTGCCGCCTTGAAGGCGCAGAACAAGACCGGCCTGGTCACTTTCATCACCGCCGGCGACCCCGGCCCCGAGCTCACCGTCCCGCTGATGCACGCCCTGGTGGCGGGCGGCGCCGATGTGCTGGAACTGGGTGTGCCGTTCTCGGATCCGATGGCCGAAGGCCCGGTAATCCAGCGCGCCTGCGAGCGCGCGCTCAAGTTCAACATCGGCCTGAAGGACGTATTCGCCTTCGTCCGCGAGTTCCGCCAGACCAATCTTGATACGCCGGTGGTCCTGATGGGCTACGCCAACCCGATCGAGCGCATCGGCCAGGCCGAATTCATCCGCTGCGCGAAAGAGGCGGGGGCGGACGGCGCCATCGTCGTCGACTACCCGCCCGAGGAGTGCGCCGACTTCGCCAGCGCCATGCGTGACAACGGCCTCGACCTGATCTTCCTGCTGGCGCCGACCTCGACCACCGAGCGCGTCAAGCAGGTGGCCCAGCATGGCGGCGGCTTCAGTTACTACGTCTCGCTGAAGGGAGTAACGGGCTCCGGCGCGATCGACACCGAGGACGTCGCCCGCCGCGTGAATGCGATCCGCGAACATGTGAAGCTCCCGATCGGCGTCGGCTTCGGCATCCGCGACGGCGCAACCGCCAAGGCCGTGGCGCAGGTGGCGGACGCGGTCGTGATCGGCAGCCGCATCATCCAGGAAATCGAAGCGCGCCCCGCCGAGCAGGCCGTCGACGCCGTCCGCAACTTCACCTCCACCATCCGCACCGCCCTCGACGCCGGCTAA
- a CDS encoding SPOR domain-containing protein, which translates to MGLFSFGNKNKQETVRDSGHFVKDDDAAYTERARSKRASSAGEAGRRTSRGDPILPEKKRARRRLVGAIALVLAAVVALPMLLDSEPKPLATDIAIHIPDKEKAPPLPVPSEQVAPSASVDADEEIVDPVAAPPVATPAASDPPPMRMLEPAKPVEPPKPEPKPEPKPEPVKPKPEPVKPEPKPESKPETKPEKKPEPPKKPVETHPKAEQVAKPAAADDAARALAILEGKPAAPQKAQGPAPRFVVQVAALGSQEKATELQERLRGAGIASFTQKSGELIRVRIGPFSKEEAEKVRAKLGGIGLSGTMVPL; encoded by the coding sequence ATGGGCTTGTTCTCGTTCGGCAATAAAAACAAGCAAGAAACTGTCCGCGACAGCGGCCACTTCGTCAAGGATGACGATGCCGCTTACACCGAGCGCGCCCGCTCCAAGCGCGCGAGTTCGGCGGGCGAGGCGGGGCGCCGCACCAGCCGCGGCGATCCGATCCTGCCCGAGAAGAAGCGCGCCCGACGGCGCCTGGTCGGCGCCATCGCGCTGGTGCTGGCGGCTGTTGTCGCGCTGCCGATGCTGCTCGATTCCGAACCCAAGCCGCTGGCCACCGACATCGCCATCCACATCCCGGACAAGGAAAAGGCGCCGCCGTTGCCGGTGCCGTCCGAGCAGGTGGCGCCATCGGCCAGCGTCGACGCCGACGAGGAAATCGTCGATCCGGTGGCGGCGCCACCTGTCGCCACCCCCGCGGCCAGCGATCCGCCGCCGATGCGCATGCTCGAGCCGGCCAAGCCTGTCGAGCCACCGAAGCCCGAACCCAAACCGGAACCGAAGCCCGAGCCGGTAAAGCCGAAGCCAGAACCGGTCAAGCCCGAGCCGAAGCCCGAATCGAAGCCTGAAACCAAGCCGGAAAAGAAACCCGAACCGCCGAAAAAGCCGGTCGAGACCCATCCGAAGGCCGAGCAGGTCGCCAAGCCCGCCGCCGCGGACGACGCCGCGCGCGCACTGGCCATCCTCGAAGGCAAGCCGGCCGCGCCGCAGAAGGCGCAGGGCCCGGCGCCGCGCTTCGTGGTGCAGGTCGCGGCCCTCGGCAGCCAGGAAAAGGCGACCGAGCTGCAGGAACGCCTGCGCGGCGCCGGGATTGCATCGTTCACCCAGAAGTCCGGCGAGCTGATCCGTGTGCGGATCGGCCCGTTCAGCAAGGAAGAAGCCGAGAAGGTGCGCGCCAAGCTGGGCGGCATTGGCCTGTCGGGCACGATGGTGCCGCTCTGA
- the asd gene encoding aspartate-semialdehyde dehydrogenase, which translates to MKLVGLVGWRGMVGSVLMQRMQEEGDFDHIEPVFFTTSNPGGAAPKMAKNETTLKSATDITELSKCEIIISCQGGDYTSEVFPKLRAAGWNGYWIDAASTLRMNDDAVIVLDPVNRSVIDAALSKGVKNYIGGNCTVSCMLIGLGGLFEQGLVEWMTSMTYQAASGGGAQHMRELLTQFGTINNSVKSLLDDPASAILEIDRTVLATQHGLSADETKQFGVPLAGNLIPWIDKDLGNGQSKEEWKAGAETNKILGRGAGFDSNPGAGRAIPVDGLCVRIGAMRCHSQALTIKLTKDVPLDEIKDIIAKHNQWVKVVPNTREASMRDLSPAAVTGGLGIPVGRLRKMSMGDDYLSAFTVGDQLLWGAAEPLRRMLRIVLER; encoded by the coding sequence CATCGAGCCGGTGTTCTTCACCACCTCGAATCCGGGCGGCGCCGCGCCGAAGATGGCGAAAAACGAAACTACCCTGAAAAGCGCGACCGACATTACCGAACTGTCGAAATGCGAGATCATCATCTCCTGCCAGGGCGGCGACTACACGAGCGAGGTGTTCCCGAAACTGCGCGCGGCCGGTTGGAACGGCTACTGGATCGACGCCGCGTCGACCCTGCGCATGAACGATGACGCCGTCATCGTGCTGGACCCGGTCAACCGTTCGGTGATCGATGCCGCGCTGTCGAAAGGCGTGAAAAACTACATCGGCGGCAACTGCACCGTGTCGTGCATGCTGATCGGCCTGGGCGGCCTGTTCGAGCAGGGCCTGGTCGAGTGGATGACGTCCATGACCTACCAGGCGGCGTCGGGCGGCGGCGCCCAGCACATGCGCGAACTGCTGACCCAGTTCGGCACCATCAACAACTCGGTGAAGTCGCTGCTGGACGATCCGGCATCGGCCATCCTCGAGATCGACCGCACCGTGCTGGCGACCCAACATGGTCTGAGCGCTGACGAGACCAAGCAGTTCGGCGTGCCGCTGGCCGGCAACCTGATTCCGTGGATCGACAAGGACCTGGGCAACGGCCAGTCGAAAGAAGAGTGGAAGGCGGGCGCCGAGACCAACAAGATCCTGGGCCGCGGCGCGGGCTTCGATAGCAACCCTGGCGCGGGCCGGGCGATTCCCGTGGACGGCCTGTGCGTGCGCATCGGCGCCATGCGCTGCCACTCGCAGGCGCTGACCATCAAGCTGACCAAGGACGTGCCGCTGGACGAGATCAAGGACATCATCGCCAAGCACAACCAGTGGGTGAAGGTGGTGCCGAATACCCGCGAAGCGTCGATGCGCGACCTGTCGCCGGCAGCCGTCACCGGCGGCCTGGGCATCCCGGTCGGCCGCCTGCGCAAGATGTCGATGGGCGACGATTACCTGTCGGCCTTCACGGTCGGCGACCAGTTGCTGTGGGGCGCGGCCGAGCCGCTGCGCCGCATGCTGCGGATCGTGCTCGAACGCTAA